The window GGTTGGCCATACCGAATGGATCGAAGATCCGCGTTTCGCGCAGACGCGAAGCCGTGAGGCGCACTGGTCGGAATTGATGGACCTGATCGAGCAGTGGACGCGGACGCGTTCCGGTGAGGAATGCGAGGATACGCTCCTTGCGGGCGGCGTGCCGTGCACGCGCTATCGCACCGTGAAGGAAGCGATCGAACACCCGCAAATGCAGGCCCGTGCCGGGATGGCCCGGGTCAAGGACAAAGTGGGCGAGTATTGGGTGCCCAATGCGCCGTTCCAGATGCCTGGCCTGCACACGGCCGCCCGGCCTCACGTGCCGGAACTCGGTGAGCACACGGTCGAGGTGCTCGTCACGGTGCTCGGCTATACCACGGAACAGGCGCAGTCCTGCTCCCCGCTTCCGCGACCGGCGCACGAGCGAGTCTGAATCAAGGAGAAATGGGCATGGCAGCAGACACACTGATTTTGTTCGACGTCGACGAGCACGGTATCGCCACCATCACGCTCAACCGCCCCGAAAAGTACAACGCCTTCACCAAGGACATGATTCAGCGCTGGGGAGCCTTGCTGGATCGCTGCGAAAGCGATCCGGCAATCAAGCTCGTCGTGCTCACCGGCGCAGGCAAGGCGTTTTGTTCCGGCGGCGACATCGGCGCGCAAAAGGACCGGGCTAACAACGACAGCCTGGAACGCAAGGATTTCCTGTGGCGGCACGTGCACAAAATCGCATTTGTTATGGAGCGGATGGACAAGCCCACGATCGCGGCGATCAACGGCGCGGCCCGCGGTGCCGGGCTCGACATGGCGCTCATGTGTGATCTACGGATCATGGCCGATTCGGCGACTCTTGCGGAGAGTTATATCAACGTCGGACTGATCGCCGGAGACGGCGGCACGTACTACCTGCCGCGGCTTATCGGAACGCCGCGGGCGCTGGAGCTCTTCTGGACCGGGCGCGCAATCGATGCGGCGGAGGCCGACCGGATCGGGCTCGTCAACAAGGTCGTGCCGTCGGAGCAATTGATGCCGGCAACCTACGAGCTGGCGCGCGCAATTGCAGCCCAGCCGTTCGAAGCGATCCGAGCCTACAAGCGTGCCGTTTACCAGGGCATGACAATGAATCTTGCCGCGCACCTGGACATGGTGTCATCGCATACATCGATCCTGCGCGACACGCCGGACCATCGCGCCAAGGTCGCGGCATTTCTCGAGCGCAAGCGCACCCGCTGAATCGATCCCGCTGGCCGAGCAGGCTGTCGTGCGGCGAGCTGACGGAACTGTACCCGCCCGAGCGTTCTGCCAACGGAGTTCCTGAGACACGCCGAGCTCGCGCCCCCCGGCTTGGTTTGAGGTCGTCGCAGCCCGTTTTCGGGCCATGCGTGTTTAGGCCACCAAGAGTTTGCGCAGTGCTCGGACGTTTCCAATGCGCTCGAAACTCCAGAGCTTTGCGAGGAGCGTGCGCGTGCGCCGGGGTCCGAGAACCGGCCCCATTAGATCCAGCGCCTTTTCTTCCATATCCTGACGAGTCTGAGGATTCGTGTACCAGCCCTTCGCCGCCATGGTTCCATGGCGCAGGAAGCGGCCGTCCTTGGCGGTTATTTCCATTGCGCAGCGCCACGTGCGCTCACCGTCCTCCAGCGCCGTATCACCTACGACGTCTACCTTTCTTCGAAGGCCCCGGACCCGACGGTCGGTCATGCGCCGGTAATCGTGCGATGAACCGAACGTCACTGTCCCGTCGGCCGGCATCAAAGCGAGTAAGTGCTGTACGCAGATATCGGGCATGCTGCGGCGGTCCACAACTTGCAGCTGCTTCTTCGGCATGTGCACCAAGATTCTTGCGACGTCCCGCGCGCTCAGGCCATGTTCCTGAATGAGCTCGTACAACACCTGCAGCGGAGCCTGAATCGGCGCACCCACGCTCCAGCGTTTGATACTGCAGTTCATTATCTCGAAATCGCGACCCAATCCCTTGATCAGTCGCCGCGGCTCCGGCGATTCCGAAAAAATCGAGAGGAAGTCGGGCACGCCGGAGAAAACATCATCGACGCCTGTAAAGCCGCACGCGGCCATCAACGCAGCCGAAACGCCATTGTGTGCCGGCATGCCCCCAGCACGTAGGCCTTTTCGACATGATGCGAATCGCGCAGCATCGTATAGATACCGGCTGCATTCTGCCCCGCGTAGGACAGCGCGTAGCGAACGACAGTGGGATTCAGGCGCAGCAATGCCGCGCAAGCAGCGGTTGCACCAAAAGAGCCGCCGATGGCGCCGCCGTGATGCCGCGAGCGCTCGCCAAGAGACATGAGACGCAACGCGCGTAGTAGCCGCGCCGCGACGTCATAACCAAGCACGATCGCGCGCAACACCGCAGTGCCGCCGAGTTGCTCTTTGTCCGCGATCGCCAATGCGGCCGGTACGATGCACGCGCCGGGATGCAGGCGCAATGCCATAATGGTGTCGTCGGTCTCGTCGGCGTGGCCACACATACCGTTGGCCAATGCGGCTGCCAGAGCGGAAGTGACGAGGCGGCTACCGATCACGACGGACTCGGCATTTCCGCCCAGAGCCGCCACATATTGCAGCGCCTTCCTGCCAGGTTCGAGACGGGATCCGGAAACCACGGCCGCGACCGTATCGACCAAGTGGATCTTGGCGCGCTCTCTCACCTCGACAGGAAGCTGGCTCTTCGAAGCGTCTGCAATGTACTCGCTCAGCGCTTTGGTCACGGGCGAAATTCTGGTGCGTGGGCCAGTCACTTTGGCTCCGGTGACGAACAGCTCATTGGGGCTTGGCGCCGGTAGCAGCGACGAGCTTCGCGTTTTGTGCAAGTTCGTTACGAATGATCGAACCGAACTGCTGGGCCGTCGTGGTCCGCGGCTCGAGCGCCTGCTTGGTCAGCAAGGCTCGGATGTCCGGTTCCGCGACAACCTGAACGATGGCTGTATTGAGGCGGTTTACGACCATTGCGGGGACTCTTGCGGGCACCAGAATGCCGAACCAGGACGAGCGGTCGTATCCCGGTACCCCGGACTCATCGAGCGTCGGAATCGCGGGCAGCGCTGCCGAGCGCTGCTTGCTGCTGACCGCTAGCGGCCGAACTTTGCCGGCATTGAGCAAGGGCAACGCCGCTGTGACGCTCGAGAACCCCATATCGACCTCACCGGAGGCGTTGGCCGCAGCGGCGGCCGATCCACCTTTGTAGGGGACATGCACGAGCTTCAGCCCTGCCACGAGTTCGAGCAGCGACGTGGCGAGGTGCGAGGAACTTCCGATGCCGGCGGAGGCATAGGTGAAGATGTCGGGGCGCGAGCGTGCGAGGGCGAGGAGATCTTTGGTACTCTTCACCGGGACAGACGGATGGACGAGAAGAACGAAGTTGCTGTCCGCGATAAGGGATACGGCAGCGAGATCTCGCTCGAGGTCGTACGGGAGATCCCGCCTCAGCGCTGAATGGATAGTGCCGCCCGCGTTCATCAGCAGCGCCGTATAACCGTCCGCAGGCGCCGCTGCAGCGCGCTCGATCGCGATCGATCCGCCTGCTCCTGTTCGATTCTCGACCACCACTGGTTGACCCAAGAGAGCGGACAGCCGCGGCGCGACGATGCGGATTGTCGTATCCGCGCCGCCGCCGGCTGCTTGTCCGACCAGAATTCGGACGGGCTTGGACGGATAATCTTGTGCCGCGGCGTTTGACGGCAACATGCCCTGGCATGCCAAGACGACAAGGGCTGCATGGAGCAGATGATTTCGAATTCTTCGCATGATTACCTTGGCGGGCTGTGAAATACCGGAACGATGTTTGTTTCGGACAGGCAGTCCCGAGGTGAGGCGACCTGTTCGGCAAGGGGCTTACGCCGCGATGTCATCCACGTTCGACGGGTCGGGGCGCAACTCGCCGCGGTCGATGCGCCGTACGAGCTCGGTGACAGCGGCGTGCGTTGGCGCGGGCACGCCGACCTCGACAGCCTTGTCGGCGACCAGGCCGTTGGTGAAATCGATCTCGGAGCGGCGTCCGCGCATTACATCCCGGCCGACCGAGGAGTGAGACGGCTCAAGCAGCGTAGCCATCCATGCCGTCAGTCCGTCCTGCACGCGCTTCAGCGCCGCGGCATTCCGAGCGATTCCGGCGTCGTGCCAGTCGTCGGGCGAAATGCCGAGTATGGTTCCGATGCGGAAGCCGAGCGCGCGCCCGACCGCTACCGCTTCCCCGCCGAGTTTCACCCCAAGGCGATGGATTTTGCCCCGGCCGACATAGACGTGCGTATTGTCCAGGCCGGTCGCTCCGAGCAGACCGTGTGTTATGGTATTCGCCGAGAGCTTGGTCCAACGCTCGCCCCACAGATTCTCGGTCACCGCGGCACGATCGACCGCGTTGAAGATGCGAGCGAGCTCGGTGACCCGCTCGGTCACGAGACCATGAACCTCACCGACCCGGAACACGTTGTGCTGCGTCGCGCTGCCCGGCTCCTGGTAGCGTTTGATGCGACCTGGTTCGTAGGCATTTACGCTGATGGTGCTCACCGTCGTGCCGACCGTTCGACCCCATCCCACTGCCCGGGCAATGCGCTCTTCGTTGATTCCGTTCTGCATCGAGACCACGTAGCCGCGCGGCGCCAGGTACGGGCGGATCATCATCGCAGCCCATTCCGTGTCGTACGACTTGGTGCAGATGATGGCGATGTCGACGGGCTTGCGCATGAAGCCTTGAACATCGGAAACGTGGATGGCGTTCACCTGCACAACGTGCTCACCCTGCGAGCCGCCCAAATGCAGCCCATGGCTGCGCATGGCTTCGACGTGCTCCGGCCATGGATCGACCAAGGTCACATCTTCGCCGGCGCGCGCGAGATGCCCGCCGACGTAGCCGCCCACTGCGCCCGCGCCGATGAAGACAAGATGCTTTCCCATGGCTCCTCCAACTCAGAGCGTCGCGAGCAGCGGCGCGATATTGTCCATTCGTCGTTCGATTTCCCCTCGCTCGACGCGCTTCACCAGGGCGAGTAGGGCGCTCTGCATGGGCGCGGGAACGCCGAGCTGTGCGCCCTTGGCAACTACGTATCCGCAGACGTAGTCGATCTCCGTGCGGCGGCCCTTAGCGAGATCCTGTCCGATAGAGCCGAAATGCGGCTCCTTCGAGCGTTCCATCCATCGCCTCCAGCCGGCTTCGAGCTCGCTCAACGCGCCTGCGTCGCCCTGCGATGCTTGCAGCCACAACATCGCCGGCATGCGAAGGATCGGCTCCAGCTGATGGCCCAGCGCGAGCGCGACCGAGATTGCCTCGCCGGCACAACGAATGGCGAGCGACCGTGTGCTGTCATCGCGCATGAGCGTATGATCGCTGATGCCCGTCGAACCCAGTATGCCGTGATGCATGGAGTTGGTGACTAGCTTGGACCAGCGCTCGCCCCACAGGTTGGTCGTCACTTTCGCGCTGTCGACGCTGCCAAGCAACTCGACCAGTCGAGCCGCGCGCGGCGTATGGCGTCCGTGCACTTCGCCAACGCGAAATACCGTGTAATCGAAGCCACCCGGCGTACGCGCCCGGGATACTTCGCCGGGATGCGGGGCTGCGACGCTGATCGTGCTGGCTATGCAGCCCAGAGTACGTTCCCAACCGACGACCGCGGCGATATCCTCTTCGTTGAGACTGTTCTGGACCGATACGACGCACCCGGACGCGCTAAGGTATGGCCGGATCATCATCGCTGCCCATGCCGTGTCGTATGACTTGGTGCAAACGAGGGCGACGTCGATCGGCGTGCGGATGAGCGACTGCACGTCGCAAAGATGCAGCGCTTCGACAGGGATCTTATCGGATCGCCCGGGCTCGGAGATCAGAAGCCCGTCGCGACGTATCTTGTCGATGTGCGCAACCCAGCCATCGATCACGCGCACGTCGTGGCCTGCCTGGGCGAGCTTGCCTCCCGATATATCCGCCGACGGCGCCTGCACCGACGACGGCCACCCGAGTCTGCGACATAGTGTCCTCCGAATGCCGGTCGAATCCCGTCAGGATCGTACGCGGAATGTGCTCATGCTCGAGTTTGACACGACCGGATTGCCTGCGTATCGTACGATGAACGACGTTCAACATACTGAACAGGGGCCGATAATAGGTTCCGTGTGCAAGCGTGTCAACGAAGCGGAATGTCAGGTGATTGA is drawn from Betaproteobacteria bacterium and contains these coding sequences:
- a CDS encoding enoyl-CoA hydratase, translating into MAADTLILFDVDEHGIATITLNRPEKYNAFTKDMIQRWGALLDRCESDPAIKLVVLTGAGKAFCSGGDIGAQKDRANNDSLERKDFLWRHVHKIAFVMERMDKPTIAAINGAARGAGLDMALMCDLRIMADSATLAESYINVGLIAGDGGTYYLPRLIGTPRALELFWTGRAIDAAEADRIGLVNKVVPSEQLMPATYELARAIAAQPFEAIRAYKRAVYQGMTMNLAAHLDMVSSHTSILRDTPDHRAKVAAFLERKRTR
- a CDS encoding tripartite tricarboxylate transporter substrate binding protein is translated as MRRIRNHLLHAALVVLACQGMLPSNAAAQDYPSKPVRILVGQAAGGGADTTIRIVAPRLSALLGQPVVVENRTGAGGSIAIERAAAAPADGYTALLMNAGGTIHSALRRDLPYDLERDLAAVSLIADSNFVLLVHPSVPVKSTKDLLALARSRPDIFTYASAGIGSSSHLATSLLELVAGLKLVHVPYKGGSAAAAANASGEVDMGFSSVTAALPLLNAGKVRPLAVSSKQRSAALPAIPTLDESGVPGYDRSSWFGILVPARVPAMVVNRLNTAIVQVVAEPDIRALLTKQALEPRTTTAQQFGSIIRNELAQNAKLVAATGAKPQ
- a CDS encoding 2-dehydropantoate 2-reductase, whose amino-acid sequence is MGKHLVFIGAGAVGGYVGGHLARAGEDVTLVDPWPEHVEAMRSHGLHLGGSQGEHVVQVNAIHVSDVQGFMRKPVDIAIICTKSYDTEWAAMMIRPYLAPRGYVVSMQNGINEERIARAVGWGRTVGTTVSTISVNAYEPGRIKRYQEPGSATQHNVFRVGEVHGLVTERVTELARIFNAVDRAAVTENLWGERWTKLSANTITHGLLGATGLDNTHVYVGRGKIHRLGVKLGGEAVAVGRALGFRIGTILGISPDDWHDAGIARNAAALKRVQDGLTAWMATLLEPSHSSVGRDVMRGRRSEIDFTNGLVADKAVEVGVPAPTHAAVTELVRRIDRGELRPDPSNVDDIAA